Genomic DNA from Candidatus Nitrosopumilus koreensis AR1:
CAACAAAAAATCCATTTCAGTTGTAACTGGATTTTCTACCGCATCTGTTTCTTTAGATGGTGAACCTGTTTTGACGATTGGAAATGGCGCTCAGTTAAGACCGGGCACGAAATATCCTGTGATTTTGCAGGATCCTGATCAAAATCTTAACACTGGTGCTAGAGATGACCTTGATGTTTTTAGGGATACTGCACTAATTCCCACAATTACCATTGGAAATCCTGTTACGCTGGAACATGCTGGTAGTGTTGAATTTCACTCATCTTCACCTGTTCTAACTGGTGGAGATGATTCCAATTCTTCTGTGCCTGATTCAAACTCTGACATATTACTACTTGACACATCAAATGTATCTAATGCTGCCTATGAGATGATCTCAATTAATCTTGGTATCTCAGCTTCTTCATTAGCAGCATCACTTATTGACTCCTCAGAATCTAACACTAATGGAACAAACTGGATAAATTATGATTTGAGATCACTTGAAAAAAATTTAGGAATTTCTGATTTTAGCAGTACCACATTTGCACTTGCATTTGGAACTCGTGATTCTGCTCAAATTGTTATAGCTGACAATGGTGACGTGACATCCTCTCAAGGATTTATTCAAATTGATAACAATGATGTAACAAGCATTAAGGGAAAAACAGGCACTGCCTTTTTGATAATTGATTTTTCTACTGCTGATGACGTTACTATATCTAATGAAACAAACAAACTACCAATAGTTTTTGACTTTTTTTCATTTGGATTAAAAAACAATGATAGCATAAACAACTCCATTTATCGTTTTGAATTAGAAGAAACTTTTGATAATTCATCTGTTTTTGAAGGCACTTTTGAATATGCCGTTACAAACCAATTAAACATACTTGATCCTGATTTTATTCAAACCATCCAAACAATTGATGATGAAATAAAAATCATAATTACTAATAGATTAATTGATGAAGAAGGAATTGCAATCTCTTATGCTGATTTAGATTCCGTCGGTGTAACAACTACCACTTCAAGTAAATCTGATGTTTCAACACATTCAGGAACTGTTTCAACTACTTCAACAACATTTCGATTTGGTCAACCAGTAACAATTACTCTAAGTGACTCTGATCTTAATTTGAAAAGTGATACTGTTGAAATATATCAAGTAATCAATGATCCAAACTCTGACAATGTTGATACTGTAGGAAAAGACGGGGAAATTTTGTTAGAGATTAAACTTAAAGATATTCGTTACAAGCGATGTACTGTTAATGGTGTTGAACATGGTGGTTTAGCATCTACTGGATTTACACTTGTGGAAACAGGACCTAGTACTGGAATATTTACAGGAGTGTTCAAAATGCCATCTCAGATTTGTGATAAAACAGGCTCAAAATTGATCTATACTTCTGGTGGAAGCCTTGATGTCCGTTATTATGACTCTCGCGACGAATCTGGAAATGAAAATATCTTCAGCTTGTTAGATTCGAAATCTTCTGTATCTTATTACATTCCTGCTAATCTCAGTACTGAAAAAGTTTTACTTCCACCAACTGGTTCTTCTAAAGAAATAATCTTGACTGGAAGTATTGAATATCATAAACGTGGAGTTCCATTATCCATAGAACTAACAAATCCTGATGGTACAAAACAAAACTTTGGTGCAACCCTTAGTAGCAGCGGGGGATATCGTTCAATCTTTACTGTGAATGGTGACACTTTACCTGGAACATATTTTATCAATCTTTTTTATGATGGAAAAAATATTGGAATGCTTTCGTTTAACGTGATTTCTGAAAATGTTCCTGATTGGGTTAAAAACAGTGCTCGCTGGTGGTCTTCTGATACTATTTCTGATGGTGAGTTTATTGATGGACTTGAACATCTAGTTGAAACTGGGGTGATTACCATTGAGTCATCTGACACAAGTGACATGGACCAAGAAATCCCTGATTGGGTTAAAAACACTGCAAGATGGTGGGCCAATGATGATATTCCTGAAGGTGAATTCATAAAATCAATACAATACTTGGTCAAAAAAGGTATAATTCGAATATAATCTGGTCAATTTTTCTTTCATCAAATACATAAATACTGACAACTCATGAATCAAAATGAAAATGAGAGTAAGTTTTCTAGCATTTGTGTTGTTATCTATTTCAATTTTATCTTATGGCATGAGCGGTTCTGCATTTGCAGCAAATTCGTTCATAACTGCATCTACTGATTCAAAAGTTATTGGAAACGGTGGGACTGTAAAGCTATCTGGAACTATTGAAGATTATGATGCTACAGCAGGACATGGACTCACGTTTATTATTACATCTCCTGATAACAATATTGTAGGCATTGGTCAAATACCAGTAAAGTCTGATGGTTCTTTTGAAAAAAGTATAGTTGCTGGTGGTCCTTTATGGAAATTAGCTGGAGATTATGTTGTTGATTTTAATTATGGTTCGACTTCAGGTGATGTTACAATAAATTATGTTGGTGGAGAGCAAGTTATCACCACACCCGAACCAGAGCCAGAGCCAGAGCCAGAGCCAGAGCCAGAGCCAGAACCAGAACCAGAGCCAGAGCCAGAGCCAGAACCAGAACCTGAGCCAGAACCAACATGTGGAGCAGGAACTGAATTGGTAAATGGAATTTGTCAAGTAATCAAAACTGATGAACCAGAGCCTAAAGGCGGTGGTTGCTTAATTGCAACTGCAGCATATGGAACTGAATTAGCACCACAAGTTCAATTCCTAAGAGAAATCAGAGATAATACTGTAATGAGTACCGCATCCGGTGCATCATTTATGACTGGATTTAATCAATTGTACTATTCATTCTCACCAACAATTGCTGACTTGGAAAGAGAGAATCCAATGTTCCAAGAAGCAGTTAGGGCATTTATCACGCCAATGATTTCAACTCTATCTATTATGACATTGGCTGAAGATGGTTCAGAATTTGAAGTATTGGGATTGGGAATATCTGTAATTGCACTGAACTTGGCTATGTACATTGCAGCACCTGCATTGATTGGATTCAAAGTTCACAAATCTCTTAAATCACGAAAATAATCTTTTAGAGTTACTCTAGGTTATTATACTGAAAGACATTATCTAACATAATGCATATTGAATATGAGGAGTTTGATTCAATTGAAGATATTTTCATGTATTTAGCATCAGCAGCACCTCCAATGAAAAATACAATGCCAATTAATTCTTACAAAGACT
This window encodes:
- a CDS encoding peptidase is translated as MDKNWLFLLGFSLFLIPVLDVDASSNPNLSVSAENSKFDNHFAGSMVIEVVIRDSNISDTGEGKGEPDVTINGKTLRMVQATDGNWYAYFANVDKAKIADATVGLAGKGLDFGEFCSRDTATSVFGISLSETDGFAIPRPDSVSGSTNGNSSFSECTSSPSNTSNHNNVVRKAKSINTNSNVPVGQIGLDVDAWPLIQLYSFDDVVIQYNPGGSPQQVFLDYDEIPNITLNVDRDLYPENSEVFLTVNDIQLNQDPTDEDSWTFDIDSTTNTFYQAFDSAGNNDANGNAGLVDLVPHLSNLGFEDNGKLSLSLGNILELKTNNDQPSSSVSDAVPNTYSKIITLVEQEPNSGLFTSYDSDDQSVIGILNDAPRGQTGQITYNKKSISVVTGFSTASVSLDGEPVLTIGNGAQLRPGTKYPVILQDPDQNLNTGARDDLDVFRDTALIPTITIGNPVTLEHAGSVEFHSSSPVLTGGDDSNSSVPDSNSDILLLDTSNVSNAAYEMISINLGISASSLAASLIDSSESNTNGTNWINYDLRSLEKNLGISDFSSTTFALAFGTRDSAQIVIADNGDVTSSQGFIQIDNNDVTSIKGKTGTAFLIIDFSTADDVTISNETNKLPIVFDFFSFGLKNNDSINNSIYRFELEETFDNSSVFEGTFEYAVTNQLNILDPDFIQTIQTIDDEIKIIITNRLIDEEGIAISYADLDSVGVTTTTSSKSDVSTHSGTVSTTSTTFRFGQPVTITLSDSDLNLKSDTVEIYQVINDPNSDNVDTVGKDGEILLEIKLKDIRYKRCTVNGVEHGGLASTGFTLVETGPSTGIFTGVFKMPSQICDKTGSKLIYTSGGSLDVRYYDSRDESGNENIFSLLDSKSSVSYYIPANLSTEKVLLPPTGSSKEIILTGSIEYHKRGVPLSIELTNPDGTKQNFGATLSSSGGYRSIFTVNGDTLPGTYFINLFYDGKNIGMLSFNVISENVPDWVKNSARWWSSDTISDGEFIDGLEHLVETGVITIESSDTSDMDQEIPDWVKNTARWWANDDIPEGEFIKSIQYLVKKGIIRI
- a CDS encoding CFI-box-CTERM domain-containing protein, coding for MKMRVSFLAFVLLSISILSYGMSGSAFAANSFITASTDSKVIGNGGTVKLSGTIEDYDATAGHGLTFIITSPDNNIVGIGQIPVKSDGSFEKSIVAGGPLWKLAGDYVVDFNYGSTSGDVTINYVGGEQVITTPEPEPEPEPEPEPEPEPEPEPEPEPEPEPEPEPTCGAGTELVNGICQVIKTDEPEPKGGGCLIATAAYGTELAPQVQFLREIRDNTVMSTASGASFMTGFNQLYYSFSPTIADLERENPMFQEAVRAFITPMISTLSIMTLAEDGSEFEVLGLGISVIALNLAMYIAAPALIGFKVHKSLKSRK